The stretch of DNA TGGCCTGCAGGAGCGTAACGTATGACTTGGCCTGATACTTTCCCGGCTTGGTTACCTCTCCCAACACGAAGATAGAATAACTATTGAGCTCTTTGACACTGACTGAGACCGCCGGATTGCTGGCGACAAACTGCTTCAGCCGCTCCGCAATCCGATGGGCGAGCCCATCCGCGGTAAGTCCCGACGCCTGTACGTCACCGATCAAGGGCATGGAAATCAACCCATCCGGGCGAATGGCCGTGATTCTGGATAAATCCGCGTTTTTCCATACCGTGATTTCCAGGAGATCCTCCGGCCCCAGCAGAAAGCCGCTCGGCGCCTCATACTCACGCTCCTTAACAACAGCGGCGCACCCCACTAGAGACACGCTGGTGAAACTGACCGCGCAAAGCAGTACGATGAAATTGGTTACATATTTAATATGCATGTCAATTCTGCCTGAATGAATGATGTCTTATTGTTGCTGCTGACCCGGGAACACGACCATGGACTCGCTGGGCACCACGATCGTATCTCCGGCTCGAAGTTCAAGGTTTCCGGCAATTCCTCCGCGCAGGACGATATCGTCATAGCTGGAGGTCACAGTCTGCATCGTCGATCCGTTGTCGCTAAATCGAAAAATTACCACCTGATTTCTCGCCGCCACCGGCGTAAACCCTCCCGCGATCGTCACCCCTTGCAAAAGCGTGGTCTTGCTCTTGAGCGGATATTTCCCCGGCTTCATCACTTCACCCAAGACGAAGATATTGTAACTGTTCACTTCTCGCACACTAATGGCTACAACCGGATTTTGCACATACTCTTTGAGCTTGCGCGTAATTTCGTCTGCCAGTTGCGACGGAGTCTTTCCTACCGCCACGACATCACGAATCACCGGCAATGAAAATTTCCCGTCCGGTCGCACCTGTACCGTTTTCGACAGATCCTGGTTTCTCCAGACGGTAATTTCCAAAATGTCTTCGGCCCCGATAGTGTACGCATCGGTGACGATGTTGGAAAGAGCATGCCCGCTCGAATGCGTCGGCCCTGTCGTAAACGCCGGGACGCCCTCTTTGCCACCCATCTCAGGCGAACCGACGGAGGCCGATGCGCCCGGCGATTGAGAGAATGCCGGGGCGACTCCCCACATGATTGTCAATCCAGCTGCTATGGCGATAAACCAACGCATTGTATGCCTCCACACGGTTAGAAATTCACAACGCCCAAGCCCCGCCGGCCGCTGCATTAACATTCTCGACTGACATCCTTCACCAATGCAGCCCGCAGCGAAAGATAGTCTAGCGACAACTCAGCATATCTATTCTTCAGCCGACGATGCTCCATCTCCAATGACCGGAGACGATCTCGCGCAGGCTTTCGCACCTCGCCCATCTGTCGTCGCCATCGATAGAGCGTCGCCGTCGAGACCCCATGCTTGTGCGCCAGGGCCTTGATGGTCTGCGCCGTCTCCATCTCGAGGACGATGGCTTTGATTTGGTCGTGGTTAAAACGGGAGTTCGGCATGATCGATTCGTAGAACACGCCCCTGCCACATCCGAAGATGGCGTGGAGAGACGGGACAAACGGAGGGTTACTGCACGGCGACGACTTCACTCATATCGATGTGGACGGTTGCGGCTTGCTGGATGAGGTTCACACGAATGACGAGACAATCGTGGCCTGCCTTCCGGAGTAGTTGTCCTCGCAGCCCCATCAACGGACCTCGTACGACTTGCACCCAGGCTCCTTCGACCAGGTAATCATGGCGTTCATACGCTCGCTCGCTTTCGGCCAGCGTCCTGATCGCCGCAAGTTCTTCATCAGGAATCGATTCCGGCATCAGCGACCCGACGATTCGAACGATACCCGGCGTTTGAAGTACAGCATGGCTATTCATCAGCGAAAAACGGGCGAAACAATAGCCGGAAAAAAGCGGGCTGGCCGTCCAGACCTTTCGATCCGACCACTGACTCAACTTGTTCGCCAACGGAAGAAACGGCTCAATCCCAATGCCGGCCAGGCGATCCCGAACCATCTTTTCGTGACGAGAACGAGTGCTGATCGCATACCAGCGGAGATCGACGGCAGCGGCAGTGGTCTCCGAATTCGCAAGCTCAGGAACAGATTGAATGGTGGTCAACATAGCTTCGCCCTCTGAGTCCCATCAGTACGTGCATCTTTGTAAAGATTTCTCACCGCGTTTACATCGGACAATGGTGCTGATCTTGGGCGCAACCACTTTTTACCATCAGCACCTTTGTGCCAATGCGAC from Nitrospira sp. encodes:
- a CDS encoding UpxY family transcription antiterminator codes for the protein MLTTIQSVPELANSETTAAAVDLRWYAISTRSRHEKMVRDRLAGIGIEPFLPLANKLSQWSDRKVWTASPLFSGYCFARFSLMNSHAVLQTPGIVRIVGSLMPESIPDEELAAIRTLAESERAYERHDYLVEGAWVQVVRGPLMGLRGQLLRKAGHDCLVIRVNLIQQAATVHIDMSEVVAVQ
- a CDS encoding transposase is translated as MPNSRFNHDQIKAIVLEMETAQTIKALAHKHGVSTATLYRWRRQMGEVRKPARDRLRSLEMEHRRLKNRYAELSLDYLSLRAALVKDVSREC
- a CDS encoding polysaccharide biosynthesis/export family protein, encoding MWGVAPAFSQSPGASASVGSPEMGGKEGVPAFTTGPTHSSGHALSNIVTDAYTIGAEDILEITVWRNQDLSKTVQVRPDGKFSLPVIRDVVAVGKTPSQLADEITRKLKEYVQNPVVAISVREVNSYNIFVLGEVMKPGKYPLKSKTTLLQGVTIAGGFTPVAARNQVVIFRFSDNGSTMQTVTSSYDDIVLRGGIAGNLELRAGDTIVVPSESMVVFPGQQQQ
- a CDS encoding polysaccharide biosynthesis/export family protein, encoding MHIKYVTNFIVLLCAVSFTSVSLVGCAAVVKEREYEAPSGFLLGPEDLLEITVWKNADLSRITAIRPDGLISMPLIGDVQASGLTADGLAHRIAERLKQFVASNPAVSVSVKELNSYSIFVLGEVTKPGKYQAKSYVTLLQAISMGGGFTEYAKKNNLQVVRNRLNGDNKIHETRIPIRYDDLLVGRGEPGNMILLSGDTVIVP